From Microbacterium invictum, the proteins below share one genomic window:
- the xerD gene encoding site-specific tyrosine recombinase XerD: protein MKLDRAIDAYLRHISIERGLSEHTVEAYRRDLAGYAQWLASRDIDDVDAVSQPLVAEFAAERASAQPAPAATSLARLQSSVRGLHRFLVREGITADDPTGRLRPPKTPQRLPKALTIEQVMALLAAAGPEPGDAVDAEPLRLRDRALLELLYATGARVSEVIQLDVDDLAHGDVVRVRGKGSKERIIPVGTYAQAAVSAYLARVRPELARGGKATPRLFLGARGAALSRQSAWLIIQQAAERAKLTAHVSPHTLRHSFATHLLQGGADVRVVQELLGHASVATTQIYTHVTVDALRDVYATSHPRAR from the coding sequence GTGAAGCTCGACCGCGCGATCGACGCCTACCTGCGGCACATCTCGATCGAGCGCGGGCTGTCGGAGCACACCGTCGAGGCGTACCGGCGCGATCTCGCGGGGTATGCGCAGTGGCTGGCCAGTCGCGACATCGATGACGTGGATGCCGTGTCGCAGCCGCTCGTGGCGGAATTCGCCGCCGAGCGCGCATCGGCACAGCCCGCACCGGCGGCCACGTCCCTCGCACGGCTGCAGTCCTCGGTGCGCGGGTTGCACCGCTTCCTCGTGCGCGAGGGGATCACCGCCGATGACCCCACCGGCCGGCTGCGCCCGCCCAAGACTCCGCAGCGGCTGCCCAAGGCTCTCACGATCGAGCAGGTCATGGCCCTGCTCGCCGCCGCCGGCCCCGAGCCCGGCGATGCCGTCGACGCCGAGCCCCTGCGTCTGCGCGACCGCGCGCTGCTCGAACTGCTCTATGCCACCGGCGCCCGGGTGTCCGAGGTCATCCAACTCGACGTGGACGATCTCGCGCACGGCGATGTGGTGCGGGTGCGGGGCAAGGGCTCGAAGGAGCGGATCATCCCCGTCGGGACGTACGCGCAGGCGGCGGTGTCGGCCTATCTGGCGCGCGTGCGTCCCGAGCTGGCGCGCGGGGGGAAGGCCACGCCGCGCCTGTTCCTCGGGGCGCGCGGAGCGGCGCTGTCGCGGCAGAGCGCGTGGCTGATCATCCAGCAGGCCGCTGAACGTGCGAAGCTCACCGCACACGTGTCACCGCACACGCTGCGCCATTCGTTCGCGACCCATCTGCTGCAGGGCGGCGCCGACGTGCGCGTGGTGCAGGAGCTGCTCGGGCACGCGTCGGTGGCCACCACGCAGATCTACACCCACGTCACCGTCGACGCCCTGCGCGACGTGTATGCCACTTCCCACCCACGGGCCCGGTGA
- a CDS encoding NUDIX domain-containing protein — MTDATTDVLQDEPAAAEVTRSETVYEGRVWNIRRDEVVYGDETIVREYMDHTGAVAILALDDDDRVLLIKQYRHPVRVRDWEIPAGLLDVAEEDALPAAQRELAEEADLVASEWNVLAEFYTTPGGSDEAIRVYLARGLSAAPEAFARSAEEADIEVRWAPLDEVVDAVLDRRLQNPSLVVGAMAAHASRARDWRTLAPADAPWPRRSRPIGEPEA, encoded by the coding sequence ATGACTGACGCCACGACCGACGTGCTGCAGGACGAGCCCGCCGCCGCCGAGGTCACCCGCAGCGAGACGGTGTACGAGGGCCGGGTCTGGAACATCCGCCGCGACGAGGTCGTGTACGGCGACGAGACGATCGTGCGCGAGTACATGGACCACACCGGTGCCGTGGCCATCCTGGCGCTCGACGACGACGACCGGGTACTGCTGATCAAGCAGTACCGGCATCCGGTGCGGGTCCGTGACTGGGAGATCCCGGCGGGACTGCTCGACGTCGCCGAGGAGGACGCGCTGCCGGCCGCTCAGCGGGAGCTGGCCGAGGAGGCCGACCTCGTGGCATCCGAATGGAACGTGCTCGCCGAGTTCTACACGACCCCCGGCGGAAGCGACGAGGCGATCCGCGTCTACCTCGCGCGTGGCCTGTCGGCCGCTCCCGAGGCGTTCGCGCGCTCGGCGGAAGAGGCCGATATCGAGGTGCGATGGGCGCCGCTGGACGAGGTCGTCGACGCCGTGCTCGACCGTCGCCTGCAGAACCCGTCGCTCGTCGTCGGCGCGATGGCCGCCCATGCCTCGCGCGCCCGAGACTGGCGGACGCTCGCTCCGGCCGACGCGCCGTGGCCGCGCCGCTCCCGTCCGATCGGCGAGCCCGAGGCGTGA
- a CDS encoding CTP synthase — translation MTDTSHSGHFSNDTTKHIFVTGGVVSSLGKGLTAASLGNLLTARGLRVVMQKLDPYLNVDPGTMNPFQHGEVFVTDDGAETDLDIGHYERFLDIELSQAANVTTGQIYSQVIAKERRGEYLGDTVQVIPHITDEIKRRMRLQADETPKPDVIITEVGGTVGDIESQPFLEAARQLRHELGRDSVFFVHVSLVPFMGASGEQKTKPTQHSVAALRQVGIQPDALVLRSDRPVSESNRNKIALMCDVDIEGVVNTVDLPSIYDIPSTLNEQGLDTYIARRLGLAEKAGDVDWTRWNTVLQAVHNPKHEVTIGLVGKYIDLPDAYLSVTEALKAGGFAQETKVQVTWIPSDLCETPEGAEKALAGIDGIVVPGGFGIRGIEGKLGALRFAREQGIPTLGICLGLQCIVIEYARNMAGLDGASSTEFDPDTEFPVIATMAEQVDILDRGDLGGTMRLGLYEAELAEGSLAAEVYGSTQASERHRHRYEVNNRYRDQIAAAGLVFSGLEPTRDLVEYVELPREVHPYYIATQAHPELRSRPTEANPLFRGLIAAALDRHRASELFDVDND, via the coding sequence GTGACGGACACTTCTCACTCGGGCCATTTTTCGAACGACACCACCAAGCACATCTTCGTGACGGGCGGTGTCGTTTCGTCGTTGGGGAAGGGCTTGACCGCCGCGAGTCTGGGGAACCTCCTCACCGCGCGGGGCCTGCGCGTGGTCATGCAGAAGCTCGACCCGTACCTGAACGTCGACCCGGGGACGATGAACCCGTTCCAGCACGGCGAGGTCTTCGTCACCGACGACGGCGCCGAGACCGACCTCGACATCGGCCACTACGAGCGGTTCCTCGACATCGAGCTGAGTCAGGCCGCCAACGTCACGACCGGGCAGATCTACTCGCAGGTCATCGCGAAGGAGCGTCGCGGGGAGTACCTCGGCGACACTGTGCAGGTGATCCCGCACATCACCGACGAGATCAAGCGCCGCATGCGGCTGCAGGCCGATGAGACGCCGAAGCCGGACGTCATCATCACCGAGGTCGGCGGCACGGTCGGTGACATCGAGTCGCAGCCCTTCCTCGAGGCGGCCCGCCAGCTGCGTCATGAGCTCGGCCGCGACAGCGTGTTCTTCGTGCACGTCTCGCTCGTGCCGTTCATGGGCGCGTCGGGCGAGCAGAAGACCAAGCCCACCCAGCACTCGGTGGCGGCACTGCGGCAGGTCGGCATCCAGCCCGACGCGCTCGTGCTGCGCAGCGACCGTCCCGTCAGCGAGAGCAACCGCAACAAGATCGCGCTGATGTGCGACGTCGACATCGAGGGAGTCGTCAACACGGTCGACCTGCCGAGCATCTACGACATCCCCTCGACGCTGAACGAACAGGGACTCGACACCTACATCGCGCGCCGCCTCGGGCTGGCGGAGAAGGCCGGCGACGTCGACTGGACTCGCTGGAACACCGTCCTCCAGGCCGTCCACAACCCGAAGCACGAAGTCACCATCGGGCTCGTCGGAAAGTACATCGACCTGCCCGACGCGTACCTGTCGGTCACCGAGGCGCTCAAGGCCGGCGGGTTCGCGCAGGAGACGAAGGTGCAGGTCACCTGGATCCCCTCCGACCTGTGCGAGACGCCGGAAGGCGCCGAGAAGGCGCTCGCGGGCATCGACGGCATCGTGGTGCCCGGCGGCTTCGGCATCCGCGGCATCGAGGGCAAGCTCGGTGCGCTGAGGTTCGCACGGGAACAGGGCATCCCGACTCTCGGCATCTGCCTCGGCCTGCAGTGCATCGTCATCGAATACGCCCGCAACATGGCCGGGCTCGACGGGGCGTCGTCGACCGAGTTCGACCCCGACACCGAGTTCCCCGTCATCGCGACGATGGCCGAGCAGGTCGACATCCTCGACCGCGGCGACCTGGGCGGCACGATGCGGCTCGGGCTGTACGAGGCCGAGCTCGCCGAGGGGTCGCTCGCAGCCGAGGTGTACGGATCGACGCAGGCGTCCGAGCGGCACCGCCACCGCTACGAGGTCAACAACAGGTATCGCGACCAGATCGCCGCGGCCGGCCTGGTGTTCTCGGGTCTGGAGCCCACCCGTGACCTCGTCGAGTACGTCGAGCTGCCCCGCGAGGTGCACCCGTACTACATCGCCACGCAGGCGCACCCCGAACTGCGGTCGCGGCCGACCGAGGCCAACCCGCTCTTCCGCGGCCTGATCGCGGCGGCACTGGACCGTCACCGCGCGAGCGAGCTGTTCGACGTCGACAATGACTGA
- the recN gene encoding DNA repair protein RecN encodes MIEQIRLRDLGVIAEATLPIGPGFTAITGETGAGKTMVVTGLGLLLGQRADSGAVRSGAAQAAVDGVWLVPEHGAVAERVQDAGGEVEPVGDGRAELYLGRMLSSEGRSRATVGGRTAPAGVLADLADQLVVVHGQSDQLRLKSAAAQRDALDRFGGDTIAAVIETYRTAHAHWRAVTEELRILSGERDARAREAEDLRAALEELEQLDPQPGEDVELAQRAERLANAEELRQAAALAHEALSSENDQPDVQALLGEARRVLERAAHSDEVLGGFAATLEELGYRVADVAGELSGYLADLDESGPHELAAVEERRAALSGIIRAHGTLDAAIAVRETGALRLADLDDDSDRIERLTEQTETAASILDEAAAALTAARTAAAAQLGEQVTAELRHLALPDARVVVTVEPGTETAAGRDDVTILLSPHPGADPRPVARGASGGELSRVMLAIEVVIAATDPVPTFVFDEVDAGIGGAAAIEVGRRLAQLARSSQVIAVTHLAQVAAFANNHLSVVKAGDGSVTASSVRVLDGPDREAEMARLLSGLSDSDTALEHARELLSLGSPRLIG; translated from the coding sequence GTGATCGAGCAGATCCGGCTGCGCGACCTCGGGGTGATCGCCGAGGCCACCCTGCCGATCGGCCCCGGATTCACTGCCATCACGGGCGAGACGGGCGCGGGCAAGACCATGGTGGTCACCGGGCTCGGCCTGCTGCTCGGCCAGCGCGCCGACTCCGGCGCCGTGCGCTCCGGTGCGGCGCAGGCTGCCGTCGACGGGGTCTGGCTCGTCCCCGAGCACGGGGCGGTCGCCGAGCGGGTGCAGGATGCCGGGGGAGAAGTCGAGCCCGTCGGCGACGGCCGCGCCGAGCTCTACCTCGGCCGGATGCTGTCCAGCGAGGGACGCAGCCGCGCCACCGTGGGCGGACGCACCGCCCCGGCGGGCGTGCTCGCCGACCTTGCCGATCAGCTCGTGGTCGTCCACGGCCAGTCCGACCAGCTGCGGCTGAAATCGGCCGCCGCCCAGCGCGACGCCCTCGACCGGTTCGGCGGCGACACGATCGCCGCAGTGATCGAGACCTATCGCACCGCGCACGCGCACTGGCGCGCCGTGACCGAAGAGCTCCGCATCCTCTCCGGCGAACGCGATGCCCGTGCCCGGGAGGCCGAAGACCTGCGCGCCGCGCTGGAGGAGCTCGAGCAGCTCGACCCTCAGCCGGGCGAGGACGTCGAACTCGCGCAGCGGGCCGAGCGCCTCGCGAACGCCGAGGAGCTCCGGCAGGCTGCGGCCCTCGCGCACGAGGCGCTGTCGAGCGAGAACGATCAGCCCGACGTGCAGGCGCTGCTCGGCGAGGCCCGCCGGGTGCTCGAACGCGCCGCCCACAGCGACGAAGTCCTCGGCGGGTTCGCCGCGACGCTGGAAGAGCTCGGCTACCGCGTCGCCGATGTCGCCGGCGAGCTGAGCGGCTACCTCGCCGACCTCGACGAGTCCGGTCCGCACGAGCTGGCCGCCGTCGAGGAGCGTCGTGCCGCGCTGAGCGGCATCATCCGTGCCCACGGAACGCTCGACGCGGCCATCGCCGTGCGCGAGACCGGTGCACTCCGGCTGGCCGACCTCGACGACGACTCCGACCGCATCGAACGGCTGACCGAACAGACCGAGACCGCGGCATCCATACTCGACGAGGCGGCAGCCGCCCTCACCGCGGCCCGCACCGCCGCCGCCGCACAGTTGGGGGAGCAGGTCACCGCCGAGCTGCGCCACCTCGCCTTGCCCGATGCGCGAGTCGTGGTGACCGTCGAGCCGGGCACCGAGACCGCCGCCGGCCGCGACGACGTGACGATCCTGCTGTCGCCGCATCCCGGCGCCGATCCGCGGCCGGTCGCGCGCGGGGCCTCCGGCGGCGAGCTCAGCCGCGTCATGCTCGCCATCGAGGTCGTGATCGCCGCGACCGATCCGGTGCCGACGTTCGTGTTCGACGAAGTGGATGCCGGTATCGGCGGCGCCGCGGCCATCGAGGTCGGCCGGCGGCTCGCGCAGCTGGCACGATCCAGCCAGGTCATCGCCGTCACCCACCTCGCGCAGGTCGCCGCGTTCGCGAACAACCACCTCAGCGTGGTCAAGGCCGGGGACGGTTCGGTCACGGCATCCAGTGTTCGCGTGCTCGACGGTCCTGATCGTGAAGCCGAGATGGCGCGCCTGCTGTCGGGACTCAGCGATTCGGACACCGCCCTGGAACATGCCCGGGAGCTGCTCAGCCTCGGCTCTCCACGACTGATAGGATGA